The Tepidanaerobacter syntrophicus genome includes the window AAAAAAATGACGAAAAAAAGCGGCTTGATGTATTTTTAGCAGAGAAAATAGAAAATTCCCGAAGCTTTATAAAAAACAGCATCCTTGAAGGCCAGGTCTTAGTTAATGGTTTTTGCGCAAAGCCTAATTATAGACTAAAACAAAATGACAAGATAACGGTTAATATTCTTGAAATGCCCAAACCTTCAGCGACTCCGGAAGATATCCCGCTAGACATTGTTTGCGAGGATGAAGATATAATTGTTATAAATAAGCCTAGGGGAATGGTGGTTTACCCGGCTGCCGGTAATTATTCAGGAACTTTAGTAAATGCTTTACTCTACCACACTAAGGATTTAGCATCTAATGGCGGACAAATAAGGCCTGGGATAGTGCATAGGTTAGATAAAGATACATCAGGCCTTATTGTAGTTGCAAAAAATAATGCAGCGCACCTTAATTTAGTAGAACAACTGAAAAACAGACAATTTAAAAAGGTCTATCAGGCTATAGTCTGGGGAGATATCAAAGATAACGAAGGCACGATAGATGCTCCTATTGGCAGACATCCTGTAAGACGGAAAGAAATGACCGTTACTACAAAAAATTCCAAAGACGCCATTACACATTTTAAAGTAGTGGAGAGATTTGGCGAATTTACGTTTATAGAGGCAAGAATTGAAACCGGCAGAACGCATCAAATAAGGGTTCATATGAAATTTATTAATCATCCGATAGTGGCAGATCCGGTATATTCGCGAAAAAAAGCGCCATTTGAAATAAAGGGGCAGGCGCTTCACGCATATAAATTAGGTTTTTACCATCCTACTACTAAAAAATTTATTGAATTTTCAGCACCTATGCCGGATGATATGGCTAAAATTTTGGATATACTCAGAGATAAATACGCAGAGCAGAGAAAGGATGGAAATTAAATGGAAGAAAAAGCACGCATAATGGATGAAAAAGCTATAGATCGCACACTTATTAGAATCAGCCACGAAATTATCGAGAAAAATAAAGGTGTTGAAGATCTGGCACTTGTAGGCATAAGAAGAAGAGGGGTTCCGCTAGCCAGGAGACTTGCAAAGTACATTTCTTCTATTGAGGGAGTAGAGGTGCCCGTAGGTATTTTAGATATAACACTTTATCGTGATGATTTGTCCAGCCTAACTTTACAACCGGTAGTGCACAAGACGGAAATAAATTTTAATATAGCTG containing:
- a CDS encoding RluA family pseudouridine synthase, coding for MSSKLEFVVEKNDEKKRLDVFLAEKIENSRSFIKNSILEGQVLVNGFCAKPNYRLKQNDKITVNILEMPKPSATPEDIPLDIVCEDEDIIVINKPRGMVVYPAAGNYSGTLVNALLYHTKDLASNGGQIRPGIVHRLDKDTSGLIVVAKNNAAHLNLVEQLKNRQFKKVYQAIVWGDIKDNEGTIDAPIGRHPVRRKEMTVTTKNSKDAITHFKVVERFGEFTFIEARIETGRTHQIRVHMKFINHPIVADPVYSRKKAPFEIKGQALHAYKLGFYHPTTKKFIEFSAPMPDDMAKILDILRDKYAEQRKDGN
- the pyrR gene encoding bifunctional pyr operon transcriptional regulator/uracil phosphoribosyltransferase PyrR, with product MEEKARIMDEKAIDRTLIRISHEIIEKNKGVEDLALVGIRRRGVPLARRLAKYISSIEGVEVPVGILDITLYRDDLSSLTLQPVVHKTEINFNIADKNIILVDDVIYTGRTIRAALDALADLGRAKSIQLAVLIDRGHRELPIRPDYVGKNVPTSNDEIVEVRLEEIDGENSVVILE